A part of Astatotilapia calliptera chromosome 15, fAstCal1.2, whole genome shotgun sequence genomic DNA contains:
- the LOC113006543 gene encoding cytochrome P450 2K1-like, with the protein MGILDVFLQSFSSAFLLGALTVILLVYFIVTPSFNSQKKQKGPPGPRPLPVLGNLLQLDLKGPYKTLLELSKKYGSVFTVYLGPKKVVVLAGYKTVKQALVDYDDVFGDRSPTKLAHELTKEHGVLWSNGDSWREMRRFALTKLRDFGMGKRACEDKIIEECQHLIEVFKKFKGEAFDTTQSINCAVSNIICSIVYGSRFEYNDPEFTSLVDRTNRFVRLGGSPSIQMYEMFPSILKWTADRNEGFKLAAANKMQNRAFFHRLKETLNPQMCRGFVDAFLVRKENLEESGITNSHFHDDNLLITVINLFSAGTETTSTTLRWGLLLMAKYPKIQDEVQEELRRVIGDRQVQVADRKNLPFTDAVIHEIQRLSSIVPTALPHKTTRDITFQGHFIEKGTTVFPLLTSVLHDPSEWERPHSFYPAHFLDKEKKFVKRDAFIPFSAGRRICLGESLARMELFLFFTTLLQRFRFTPAPGVSEDELDLTPIVSITLSPSIHKLCAVSQM; encoded by the exons ATGGGGATATTAGATGTCTTTCTCCAATCGTTCAGTTCTGCCTTCTTGTTAGGGGCACTGACAGTCATCCTCCTTGTCTATTTCATCGTCACTCCAAGCTTCAAttctcaaaaaaaacaaaagggtcCTCCAGGACCCAGACCACTACCTGTGCTGGGGAACCTGCTGCAACTGGACCTGAAAGGACCTTACAAAACATTGCTGGAG TTATCCAAGAAATATGGATCAGTCTTCACGGTCTATCTGGGACCTAAAAAGGTGGTGGTCCTAGCAGGATACAAGACAGTGAAGCAGGCACTTGTAGACTATGATGATGTGTTTGGAGACAGAAGCCCAACGAAACTTGCACATGAATTAACCAAAGAGCATG GAGTTCTGTGGTCCAATGGTGACTCATGGAGAGAAATGAGACGCTTTGCATTGACTAAACTGAGAGACTTTGGAATGGGCAAGAGAGCATGTGAGGACAAAATAATTGAGGAATGTCAACATCTCATTGAAGTATTTAAGAAATTTAAAG GAGAAGCGTTTGATACAACCCAATCAATTAACTGTGCAGTCTCTAATATTATCTGCTCCATCGTCTATGGCAGCAGATTTGAATATAATGATCCAGAGTTTACATCGTTGGTAGATCGAACAAACAGATTTGTCAGACTCGGTGGAAGTCCCTCAATACAG ATGTATGAAATGTTTCCATCAATCCTGAAGTGGACTGCTGATAGGAACGAAGGGTTCAAACTGGCTGCTGCCAATAAAATGCAAAACCGTGCCTTCTTCCATCGTTTAAAAGAGACTCTGAACCCACAGATGTGCAGAGGCTTTGTAGACGCCTTTCTGGTCCGCAAAGAAAATCTTGAG GAATCTGGGATTACCAACAGTCACTTCCATGATGATAATCTTCTGATAACAGTCATTAATCTGTTTTCTGCCGGCACTGAGACAACATCAACTACACTGAGATGGGGACTTCTGCTAATGGCCAAATATCCGAAGATACAGG ATGAGGTccaggaagagctgaggagggTCATAGGAGATCGACAGGTGCAGGTTGCTGACAGGAAAAACCTTCCCTTCACTGACGCCGTCATCCATGAGATACAGAGACTGAGCAGCATCGTCCCCACTGCACTTCCTCACAAAACCACCCGAGACATCACTTTTCAGGGTCACTTTATTGAGAAG GGAACCACAGTGTTTCCTCTCTTGACATCTGTCCTGCATGATCCAAGTGAGTGGGAGAGGCCTCACAGCTTTTATCCTGCTCATTTCttggacaaagagaaaaagtttGTCAAGCGAGATGCCTTCATTCCATTTTCTGCAG GTCGCAGGATTTGCCTCGGAGAGAGTCTGGCCAGGATGgagctcttcctcttcttcaccaCCCTCCTGCAGCGTTTTCGTTTCACTCCTGCACCTGGAGTTTCAGAGGATGAATTAGATCTGACTCCAATTGTGAGCATTACTCTCAGCCCTTCGATTCACAAATTATGTGCTGTTTCCCAAATGTGA